The Streptomyces kanamyceticus DNA segment ACCCTCGGGCTGATCCGTGTTGCCGTACAGCCAGCTGTGCTTGGACGACAGCGTCAGCTTCCGCACGAACTTCCCGTCGGCGTACAGGCTCAGTGTCTTCTCCTGACCGCCGCCACCCGGCGCGTCGGGCAGGGAGTTGCGTACGACGATGGAGTTGGTCGCGCTCGTCGAGGTGAACTCCACGTACTGACCTGTCGAGTTGAGGCGGACCGACTTGCGGCCCGAGGACTCGGTGGCGAAGTTGGTGTGGCCGAAGGTGCGCTCGGCGTCCGCCTCAAGGAGCGTGCCGTCGTACGTGCCGTCCTCCGCCTCGTACTCCACATACGGCAGTGCCGCGCCGCGGCCGACCACGAGGGAGCGCGCGAGGACGTTGTTGTCCTCGTTGGTCTCGGTCACGACACCGGTGGCGTCGGCGGTCGCGGTGAGTGTGGCGCCGCCGCTGGTCGCGGTCCAGCTGCCGGAGAGGGAGACCATGGCGCTCTCGCCCGCCGCGATGGCGGGCGCGGTGCCGTTCAGGGTCTTGTCGCCCACGGTGAGGCGGGTCACCGAACCCGCGCTCACCGCGCTGGTCCCGCGATTGTGCACCCGCACCGCGAACGTGACGTTCGCGCCGACCGCGGGGCTCGCCGGGTTCGACGTGATGCCGGTGACCTCCAGGTCGGGGCCCGGGCTCTGGCCGACCGTGAGCTTGGTGTCTGCGGTGCGGCTGTTGTTCTCGTTGTCCTGCTCGGCGATCGTGTCCCGCGGATCCACCACCGCGGACACGGTGTAACTGCCCTGCGCCCGCTTGCCGATGTCGACAGGGACGGTGGCCGACTCACCGGAGCCGAGCGCGCCCACCGCCGCGCTGCCCGCGACCGTGCCGCCCAGGCTGACGTCGACCGTGGTCGCGCCCGAGCCCGCGGAACCGGTGTTGCGCACGGTGGCGTTGACCTTGATCCGGTCGCTCTCGCTCGGAGCCGCGGGCTCCCAGCTCAGCTGCGGCACTGTCAGGTCGGGGTTGGGGGCCGGTACGCCGTTGACCTGGAACTCGGCGACCTGGCCGCCGTATCCGGAGCTGTTGGAGTAGATCTTCAGACGGACGTCGGCATAGCGTCCGGAGACCGGGATCGCCACGGTGTTCTGCCGCGCGCCGGGCTCGAAGGCGTAGTCCGCCCTGGCCTTCACCGAGGTGAAGTCGGCGGCCGACTGCTTGCGCCCGAGCACCTCGATGCTCTGCGTACGACTCGACCAGGCCGCGTCCGGGTTCAGCTTGAGCACGACCGAGTCGAGGTCGGCGTCGGCGCCGAGCTTCACCGTGAGCGTCGAAGGGTGCCCGCTGGACTCCCAATACGTGTTCGTGCTGCCGTCGTTGGCGTTCGGCGCGAAGTAGTTCTGCGTCGAGGAGGAGGCCTCGATCGGCTTGTTGAGCGCGAGATTCGTAGTGGCGTCGGCTGCCGGTGAGGCCGGTCGGGCCGGGGCGGCGTGGGCGGTGACGGGGAGCAGACCGACGGCTGCCAGCATCGCTCCGAGACAGGCGGCGACGAGCCTTCGGCTCCGTTGTCTCCCTCTCGTATGTCTCGTATGGCTCGCTCTCGTGTGTCTCCCTCTCATGGTGTTCCTCTCCAGGGGCGGGCATGGGGGGCCTGCGCTTTCGGGTCGTCACTGAAGCACCGCGGTCATGTGAGCGCAAGGTGTCGGTGATGCATTGCAATTAAGCGACAGTGAGGCGAAATCGGCGATGTCCGCGTCGAGTTGGGTGTGAAGTGGTGGCGTGAACGGCCTAACTCTGCCTCGTTCAGCGCTGCATGGGTGGACCTGAACTACGAGAGGCAGTCGCAATCTTGCGTATGTGGATTCAAATCTTGCATGCATCTGTGGACCGCCCTATCGTGACGGCACCCATCAGGGCAGCGCTCGGGCGCCACTCCAGAGGAGCCGTAATGAAGCCTCGTCACCTCGCGATCCTTCTGACGACAGGTCTCGCCTTCACCGCCACGGCCTGTGGCGGCGACTCGTCAGGCTCCGGCGGGGGAGGGGGTGTCTCGATCACCGTGGCCTGCCAGCCCGCGAAGACCGCGCCGAAGCTGCGCGAGGCGTGGGACGACGACGTCGCCGCGTTCGAGAAGGCCCACCCGGGCGTCTCGGTCAAGAGCACCGACCAGCAGCCGTGCTTCGACCCGAAGACGTTCGCCGCGAAGCTGGCGGGCGGTCAGATGGAGACGGTGTTCGTGGTGCCGGTCACCAACTACGCCGACGTCATCGCCAAGAGGCAGGCCAAGGACATCACCGCGTCGACCGGCGTGGTGAAGAACTTCGGCGACATCAAGCAGGACGTCAGGGGCATGGTCACCAAGGACGGCAAGGTCTACGGCGTCCCCAACGTCAGCTACGGCGTCGGCCTGGTCTACAACCGGGCGCTGTTCGCCAAGGCCGGACTCGACCCCGACGCGCCGCCCAGGACCTGGGACGAGGTCCGTGCCGCCGCGAAGAAGATCGCCGCGCTGGGTGACGGATACGTCGGGTACGGCGAGTACGGCGGCGGCAACACCGGCGGCTGGCACTTCGCGCAGGCCCTGTTCAGCCGCGGCGGAGAGATGGTCACCGACGGCAAGGCCGCCTTCAACAGTGCCGAGGGCAAGGCCGTGCTG contains these protein-coding regions:
- a CDS encoding CARDB domain-containing protein, with the protein product MLAAVGLLPVTAHAAPARPASPAADATTNLALNKPIEASSSTQNYFAPNANDGSTNTYWESSGHPSTLTVKLGADADLDSVVLKLNPDAAWSSRTQSIEVLGRKQSAADFTSVKARADYAFEPGARQNTVAIPVSGRYADVRLKIYSNSSGYGGQVAEFQVNGVPAPNPDLTVPQLSWEPAAPSESDRIKVNATVRNTGSAGSGATTVDVSLGGTVAGSAAVGALGSGESATVPVDIGKRAQGSYTVSAVVDPRDTIAEQDNENNSRTADTKLTVGQSPGPDLEVTGITSNPASPAVGANVTFAVRVHNRGTSAVSAGSVTRLTVGDKTLNGTAPAIAAGESAMVSLSGSWTATSGGATLTATADATGVVTETNEDNNVLARSLVVGRGAALPYVEYEAEDGTYDGTLLEADAERTFGHTNFATESSGRKSVRLNSTGQYVEFTSTSATNSIVVRNSLPDAPGGGGQEKTLSLYADGKFVRKLTLSSKHSWLYGNTDQPEGLTNRPGGDARRLFDESHALLSQTYPEGTKFRLQRDAGDDAAYYVVDLIDLEQVAPPASKPAACTSITEYGAIPNDGIDDTAAIQRAVTADQKGDIACVWIPAGQWRQEQKILTDDPLDRGQYNQVGIRDVTIRGAGMWHSQLYTLTAPQDAGGINHPHEGNFGFDIDDNTKISDVAIFGSGTIRGGDGNAEGGVGLNGRFGKNTKINDVWIEHANVGTWVGRDYSNIPELWGPGDGLDFSGMRIRNTYADGINFTNGTRNSTVFNSSFRNTGDDALAVWASKYVKDTSVDVGHDNAFRNNTVQLPWRANGIAVYGGYGNKIENNLVYDTMNYPGIMLATDHDPIPFSGQTLIANNGLYRTGGAFWNEDQEFGAITLFAQGPDIPGVTIRDTDIHDSTYDGIQFKTGGGAMPDVKISNVAISKSNNGSGILAMGGARGSATLTNVRITGSRDGDIRVEPGSQFVINGGAARAVKGVPGTRQGL
- a CDS encoding ABC transporter substrate-binding protein, producing the protein MKPRHLAILLTTGLAFTATACGGDSSGSGGGGGVSITVACQPAKTAPKLREAWDDDVAAFEKAHPGVSVKSTDQQPCFDPKTFAAKLAGGQMETVFVVPVTNYADVIAKRQAKDITASTGVVKNFGDIKQDVRGMVTKDGKVYGVPNVSYGVGLVYNRALFAKAGLDPDAPPRTWDEVRAAAKKIAALGDGYVGYGEYGGGNTGGWHFAQALFSRGGEMVTDGKAAFNSAEGKAVLRNLHDMRWKDDSVGSKVLIGWESLMQQMATGRTGMMLGAPDVITDVTQKFQGKAADYGITGVPGGKASLAGGEAYMINPKASPAQTKAALQWIDFQFNTPGKGRFDFARSKANGEAVGVPNNDYMGDSPTGKAIAEGREANAVLPVKNYEPYVDAAPGITPKLEPEKAQELYAVLDVAMSAVLTRENADVDKLLGDAESKANSILARR